One Flavobacterium sp. 90 DNA segment encodes these proteins:
- a CDS encoding helix-turn-helix transcriptional regulator: protein MSTLTKPNHIGRKISRIRELRDMKQEALAQALGTNQQAVSALENSETIDEAKLIEVAKALGVTVEAIKNFSEEGMINYFNTFNETVKDSHFGNNNSCTFNPLDKLMETVEENKNLYERLLQAEKDKIEYLEKLLKQK from the coding sequence ATGAGCACACTTACAAAACCAAATCATATAGGGCGAAAAATAAGCCGTATTCGTGAACTTCGAGATATGAAACAGGAAGCTTTGGCGCAAGCTTTAGGAACAAACCAACAAGCAGTTTCGGCATTAGAAAATAGCGAAACGATTGATGAAGCTAAACTTATCGAAGTTGCAAAAGCACTTGGTGTAACGGTTGAAGCCATTAAAAATTTTTCAGAAGAAGGTATGATTAATTATTTTAATACTTTTAATGAAACGGTAAAGGATAGCCATTTTGGTAATAATAATAGTTGCACTTTCAATCCATTAGATAAATTGATGGAAACTGTCGAAGAAAATAAAAATCTTTACGAGCGTTTGCTTCAGGCGGAAAAAGACAAAATCGAATATTTAGAAAAATTACTAAAGCAGAAATAA
- a CDS encoding methylmalonyl-CoA mutase family protein, whose amino-acid sequence MEQQIPYNPKNKVRIVTAASLFDGHDAAINIMRRIIQSTGVEVIHLGHDRSVEEVVNTAIQEDANAIAMTSYQGGHNEYFKYMYDLLHEKGAGHIKIFGGGGGVILPSEISELHEYGITRIYSPDDGRSLGLQGMINDLVERSDYPIGDKLNGEIDHIENKTPTAIARLISAAENFPEIAKPVFDQIHTNNANSKIPVLGITGTGGAGKSSLVDELVRRFLIDFPEKTIGLISVDPSKRKTGGALLGDRIRMNAINNPRVYMRSLATRQSNLALSKYVAEAIQVLKAAKYDLIILETSGIGQSDTEIMDHSDVSLYVMTPEFGAATQLEKIDMLDFADLVALNKFDKRGALDAIRDVKKQYQRNHNLWDKNPDEMPVFGTIASQFNDPGMNTLYKAIMDKIVEKTESELKSTFQITKEMSEKIFVIPPHRTRYLSEIAENNRSYDEIAVSQQKVAQKLYGIFKTIESVSGKIPQINKAGIEDNSVILSEVEGLNENRIFLNLLLNQFDKVKMDLDPYNWEIILNWAEKVAKYKNPVYSFKVRDKEIKIATHSESLSHLQIPKIALPKYEAWGDILRWNLQENVPGEFPFASGLYPFKREGEDPSRMFAGEGGPERTNKRFHYVSAGLPAKRLSTAFDSVTLYGNDPDIRPDIYGKIGNAGVSICCLDDAKKLYSGFDLVHALTSVSMTINGPAPMLLGFFMNAAIDQQCEYYIKANDLEKEVEAKINKIYKEKGTERPRYQGDLPEGNNGLGLMLLGVTGDQVLPLEVYNEIKVKTLSQVRGTVQADILKEDQAQNTCIFSTEFALRLMGDVQEYFITKNVRNFYSVSISGYHIAEAGANPITQLAFTLSNGFTYVEYYLSRGMNINDFGPNLSFFFSNGVDPEYSVIGRVARKIWAKAMKNKYGANERAQMLKYHIQTSGRSLHAQEIDFNDIRTTLQALYAIYDNCNSLHTNAYDEAITTPTEESVRRAMAIQLIINKELGLAKNENPIQGSFIIEELTDLVEAAVLQEFDRITERGGVLGAMETMYQRSKIQEESLYYETLKHNGDFPIVGVNTFLSSKGSPTVIPAEVIRATEEEKQYQITMLDNLHQFHEAKVNEHLNKLQEAAIKNENLFDHLMEATKVCSLGQITSALFEVGGQYRRNM is encoded by the coding sequence CCTAAAAATAAAGTAAGAATTGTAACCGCTGCTTCACTTTTTGACGGACACGATGCTGCCATCAACATTATGCGCCGTATTATTCAGTCAACGGGAGTTGAGGTAATACATTTAGGTCACGATCGTAGTGTCGAAGAAGTTGTGAATACAGCTATTCAGGAAGATGCAAATGCAATCGCAATGACTTCGTATCAAGGTGGACATAACGAATATTTTAAATATATGTATGACTTGCTGCATGAAAAAGGAGCAGGACATATCAAGATTTTTGGTGGCGGAGGCGGAGTAATTCTGCCAAGCGAAATTTCAGAATTACATGAATATGGAATAACAAGAATTTATTCGCCGGATGATGGTCGTTCTTTGGGATTACAAGGAATGATTAATGATTTGGTGGAACGTTCTGATTATCCTATTGGAGATAAACTAAACGGAGAAATTGATCATATCGAAAATAAAACTCCAACGGCAATTGCAAGATTAATTTCGGCAGCGGAGAATTTTCCTGAGATTGCAAAACCGGTTTTCGATCAGATTCACACCAATAATGCCAATTCTAAAATTCCGGTTCTGGGAATTACAGGAACTGGTGGAGCAGGAAAATCATCTTTGGTTGACGAATTAGTTCGTAGATTTTTAATTGATTTCCCGGAGAAAACTATCGGATTGATTTCTGTCGATCCTTCCAAACGTAAAACCGGAGGAGCACTTTTAGGAGACAGAATCCGAATGAACGCTATTAATAATCCTCGTGTTTATATGCGTTCTTTAGCAACGCGTCAATCAAATTTGGCTTTGTCTAAATATGTAGCCGAAGCGATTCAGGTTTTGAAAGCCGCAAAATATGATTTGATTATTCTGGAAACTTCAGGAATCGGACAATCAGATACGGAGATTATGGACCATTCTGATGTATCCTTATATGTAATGACGCCGGAATTTGGAGCTGCAACGCAATTAGAGAAAATCGACATGCTTGATTTTGCTGATCTTGTAGCTTTAAATAAATTTGATAAAAGAGGAGCATTAGACGCGATTCGTGACGTTAAAAAACAATACCAACGCAATCATAATCTTTGGGATAAAAATCCTGATGAAATGCCAGTTTTCGGAACAATTGCATCTCAGTTCAACGATCCAGGAATGAACACGCTTTATAAAGCGATTATGGATAAAATTGTGGAGAAAACTGAATCCGAATTAAAATCGACTTTCCAGATTACGAAGGAAATGAGCGAGAAAATCTTCGTGATTCCGCCACACAGAACACGTTATTTATCTGAAATTGCAGAGAATAACAGATCTTATGATGAAATTGCGGTTTCTCAACAAAAAGTAGCTCAAAAACTATACGGAATTTTTAAAACGATAGAATCGGTTTCAGGGAAAATTCCACAGATAAATAAAGCAGGAATTGAAGACAATAGTGTCATCCTGAGCGAAGTCGAAGGACTTAACGAAAACAGAATCTTTTTGAATCTTTTACTAAATCAGTTTGATAAAGTAAAAATGGATTTAGATCCGTACAATTGGGAAATCATCCTGAATTGGGCTGAAAAAGTAGCCAAATACAAAAATCCGGTTTACTCGTTTAAAGTTCGTGATAAAGAAATCAAGATTGCAACACATTCTGAAAGTTTATCGCATTTACAAATCCCAAAAATTGCTTTGCCTAAATATGAAGCCTGGGGAGATATTTTGCGTTGGAATTTACAGGAAAATGTTCCCGGAGAATTTCCGTTTGCTTCAGGATTGTATCCGTTTAAACGTGAAGGCGAAGATCCGTCAAGAATGTTTGCCGGAGAAGGCGGACCGGAAAGAACCAATAAACGTTTTCATTATGTGAGCGCAGGATTGCCGGCAAAACGTCTGTCGACAGCTTTTGACAGTGTGACTTTATACGGAAACGATCCGGATATTCGTCCTGATATTTACGGAAAAATCGGGAATGCCGGAGTTTCAATCTGTTGTTTAGACGATGCTAAAAAACTGTATTCAGGTTTTGATTTGGTTCATGCTTTAACATCTGTAAGTATGACCATAAACGGACCAGCGCCAATGTTGTTGGGTTTTTTTATGAATGCAGCGATCGATCAGCAATGCGAATATTACATTAAAGCAAACGATCTTGAAAAAGAAGTTGAAGCTAAAATCAACAAAATATACAAAGAAAAAGGAACAGAACGACCAAGATATCAAGGTGATTTACCGGAAGGAAATAACGGTTTAGGATTAATGCTTTTGGGTGTTACCGGAGATCAGGTTTTGCCTTTGGAAGTTTATAATGAAATAAAAGTCAAAACATTATCGCAAGTTCGTGGAACGGTTCAAGCCGATATTTTAAAAGAAGATCAGGCGCAAAACACTTGTATTTTCTCTACCGAATTTGCACTAAGATTAATGGGCGACGTTCAGGAATATTTTATTACCAAAAACGTTCGTAATTTCTATTCGGTTTCGATTTCGGGATATCATATTGCAGAGGCTGGAGCGAACCCAATTACGCAATTGGCATTTACGCTTTCGAATGGTTTCACTTACGTGGAATATTACTTAAGCCGCGGAATGAACATCAACGATTTTGGACCAAACTTATCGTTCTTTTTCTCGAACGGAGTAGATCCAGAATATTCAGTAATTGGTCGTGTGGCACGTAAAATTTGGGCAAAAGCCATGAAAAACAAATACGGAGCCAACGAAAGAGCGCAAATGCTAAAATATCATATTCAGACTTCCGGACGTTCATTGCACGCACAGGAAATTGATTTTAATGATATCAGAACCACTTTACAGGCTTTGTATGCGATTTATGATAACTGTAATTCGCTACATACAAATGCATACGATGAAGCAATTACAACACCAACCGAAGAATCTGTGCGTAGAGCAATGGCGATTCAGTTGATTATTAATAAAGAATTAGGTTTGGCTAAAAACGAAAACCCAATTCAAGGTTCGTTTATCATCGAAGAATTAACAGATTTAGTTGAAGCAGCCGTTCTACAAGAATTCGACCGAATCACAGAACGTGGCGGAGTTCTTGGTGCAATGGAAACTATGTACCAACGTTCTAAAATTCAGGAAGAAAGTTTGTATTATGAAACCCTAAAACACAACGGAGATTTCCCAATTGTGGGTGTAAATACTTTCCTGAGCTCAAAAGGTTCTCCAACGGTAATTCCGGCAGAAGTAATTCGCGCCACCGAAGAAGAAAAACAATATCAGATAACGATGCTCGATAACTTACACCAGTTTCACGAAGCAAAAGTAAACGAGCATTTAAACAAACTACAAGAAGCCGCAATTAAAAACGAAAACTTATTCGACCATTTAATGGAAGCTACAAAAGTTTGTTCACTTGGTCAAATTACTTCGGCATTGTTTGAAGTTGGCGGGCAGTATAGAAGGAATATGTAG
- a CDS encoding GNAT family N-acetyltransferase yields MPFTGFSFFELNPTTTIKPFECGDIDLNSFLNDKAIPYKKDLLATTYLLENENKTIAYLSIYNDALAVQENHFASKNAFKRLIKEIINHPKRHLRQFPAIKIGRLAVCEITKKERKGIGRALVNFVIDLALEQNSKCACQLLTVDAYEKSLGFYETLGFKFLSENDIGEDTRQMYYDLRPLMNTLNEVSK; encoded by the coding sequence ATGCCTTTTACAGGATTTTCATTTTTCGAATTAAACCCTACAACAACTATTAAACCTTTTGAGTGTGGTGATATTGATTTGAATAGTTTTCTTAACGATAAAGCAATTCCTTATAAAAAAGATTTACTTGCTACTACTTATTTGCTTGAAAACGAAAATAAAACTATTGCATATCTAAGCATATATAATGATGCTTTGGCTGTTCAGGAAAATCATTTTGCTTCTAAAAATGCTTTTAAGCGATTGATAAAAGAAATTATCAATCATCCTAAACGACATTTGAGACAATTTCCAGCCATAAAAATAGGTAGATTAGCCGTTTGTGAGATTACAAAAAAAGAACGCAAAGGAATTGGCCGAGCTCTTGTAAATTTTGTTATTGATTTAGCATTAGAGCAAAATAGCAAATGTGCTTGTCAATTATTAACTGTAGATGCCTACGAAAAATCACTTGGCTTTTATGAAACATTAGGTTTTAAATTTCTTTCTGAAAATGATATTGGAGAAGATACCAGACAAATGTATTATGATCTTCGACCACTGATGAACACATTAAATGAAGTTTCAAAGTAA